One part of the Rutidosis leptorrhynchoides isolate AG116_Rl617_1_P2 chromosome 1, CSIRO_AGI_Rlap_v1, whole genome shotgun sequence genome encodes these proteins:
- the LOC139872889 gene encoding probable F-box protein At3g61730, with protein sequence MGKRLRVAKSICSCASPRYTSASLSSFACRHDDDIWTEIAKYLDGKSLVMLAATCKWFLSVIMHDSVWKYACLRDLQVPDCCQTTFKWINLYASAFGGSHSYAFRQKEKHIDWMRIGAFCFNSSDAFLTEKLICPSKLPKEDTIQNMLNTYGSCLLHNIKTGIWIADLQLIRCPVCDLNTCDGTMQVLDARHMELFLTEEYQKGNWEYKLVGSHDVRKLVDCAAGGIFDIKHLKSSTTADLFNLKSWVGSHGDWQPKAMVTCHAVAINTNLQANEGLHIKYHVMTSGETGDVVSIRISQQLL encoded by the exons ATGGGGAAACGATTGCGTGTAGCTAAATCAATTTGCAGCTGTGCGTCTCCTCGTTACACTTCTGCATCTCTCTCCTCATTCGCATG TAGGCATGACGATGACATATGGACGGAAATTGCGAAGTATTTGGATGGGAAGTCATTGGTGATGCTGGCAGCAACCTGCAAATGGTTTCTTAGTGTTATAATGCATGATAGTGTTTGGAAGTATGCTTGTTTGCGTGATCTTCAGGTCCCTGATTGCTGTCAGACAACATTCAAATGGATCAATCTCTATGCTTCAGCTTTCG GTGGAAGCCATTCTTATGCCTTTCGCCAGAAGGAGAAACACATTG ATTGGATGAGAATTGGCGCATTTTGCTTCAATTCGTCAGATGCGTTCCTTACAGAGAAACTTATATGCCCTTCTAAGCTTCCAAAGGAGGATACCATACAAAATATGTTGAACACTTATGGGTCTTGCTTATTGCACAACATCAAAACTGGAATATGGATAGCAG ATTTACAGCTCATTCGTTGCCCTGTTTGTGACCTGAATACATGTGATG gaacAATGCAAGTACTGGATGCTAGACACATGGAACTGTTCCTAACTGAAGAGTACCAGAAGGGAAACTGGGAATACAAACTTGTAGGATCTCATGATGTCAGAAAACTTGTAGATTGTGCTGCTGGGGGCATTTTTGACATTAAGCATCTCAAGAGCTCAACGACAGCTG ATCTATTCAATCTTAAGTCATGGGTAGGGAGTCACGGTGACTGGCAGCCAAAAGCTATGGTGACTTGTCATGCAGTTGCTATCAACACCAATTTGCAAGCAAATGAAG GACTTCATATAAAATACCATGTGATGACATCTGGAGAGACTGGTGATGTCGTGTCGATCCGTATCTCTCAGCAACTGCTCTAA